The Vibrio chagasii genome includes a region encoding these proteins:
- the rpmH gene encoding 50S ribosomal protein L34: MKRTFQPTVLKRKRTHGFRARMATKNGRATINARRAKGRKRLSK; encoded by the coding sequence ATGAAACGCACTTTTCAACCTACAGTTCTAAAGCGTAAGCGTACTCACGGTTTCCGTGCTCGCATGGCTACTAAGAACGGTCGCGCAACAATCAATGCACGTCGTGCAAAAGGCCGTAAGCGTCTTTCTAAGTAA
- a CDS encoding amino acid ABC transporter ATP-binding protein, with translation MIKLQNIHKHFGDTEVLKGIDLEIKQGEIIVIIGSSGTGKSTLLRCVNFLEQADQGTISIDDIKVDAKKHTKAEVLALRRKTGFVFQNYALFAHQTAKQNIAEGLITVRGWKKQQAYEKAQQILDDIGLGDKADSYPAALSGGQQQRVGIGRAMALQPELLLFDEPTSALDPEWVGEVLNLMKKLANQHQTMLVVTHEMQFAREVADRVIFMADGHIVEQGSPQDIFGNPQDPKLKKFLNKVGID, from the coding sequence ATGATCAAATTACAAAATATCCACAAGCACTTTGGTGACACCGAAGTGCTTAAAGGGATCGACCTAGAAATCAAGCAAGGTGAGATCATTGTTATCATAGGTTCGAGTGGTACAGGAAAGTCGACACTACTGCGCTGTGTGAACTTTCTTGAGCAAGCCGACCAAGGCACGATCTCAATTGATGACATCAAAGTCGATGCCAAAAAGCACACCAAAGCAGAGGTGCTAGCACTGCGACGTAAGACTGGCTTTGTTTTCCAAAACTATGCCCTATTTGCTCACCAAACCGCCAAGCAAAACATTGCTGAAGGTTTGATTACAGTGCGTGGTTGGAAGAAGCAGCAAGCCTATGAAAAAGCACAGCAAATACTGGATGATATCGGCCTAGGTGACAAAGCAGACAGCTACCCTGCTGCGCTTTCTGGTGGTCAGCAACAACGTGTTGGTATTGGCCGTGCTATGGCACTCCAACCCGAGCTTTTACTGTTTGATGAGCCAACTTCTGCGCTGGATCCTGAGTGGGTTGGCGAAGTACTTAACCTAATGAAAAAATTGGCAAACCAGCATCAAACCATGCTGGTGGTTACCCATGAAATGCAGTTCGCTAGAGAGGTCGCAGACCGAGTGATCTTCATGGCTGACGGTCATATTGTCGAGCAGGGATCTCCACAGGATATTTTTGGTAATCCACAAGATCCTAAATTAAAAAAATTCCTAAATAAGGTGGGGATCGACTAA
- the yidD gene encoding membrane protein insertion efficiency factor YidD produces MASPVSPFAWIALIPIYFYRWFISPLIGPRCRFTPTCSLYAIEALKAHGFVKGCWLSGKRLLKCHPLNDGGFDPVPPVQKQDRDK; encoded by the coding sequence ATGGCTTCGCCTGTCTCGCCCTTCGCGTGGATAGCGCTAATACCCATCTATTTTTATAGATGGTTTATTAGTCCACTCATCGGCCCACGCTGCCGATTTACTCCAACCTGCTCTTTATATGCGATAGAAGCGTTGAAAGCTCACGGTTTTGTAAAAGGGTGTTGGTTATCAGGCAAACGTCTATTAAAATGCCATCCTTTGAACGATGGGGGCTTTGACCCCGTTCCACCAGTCCAAAAACAAGACAGAGATAAATAA
- a CDS encoding amino acid ABC transporter permease, giving the protein MGFDFNYMLELLPILLKYLGTTMEMAIWGLFFALILSVILANIRVFKIPVLDQLSQLYISFFRGTPLLVQLFLLYYGLPQVFPWMVGLDAFSAAVIGLTLHFAAYMAESIRAAIIGIDRSQMEASLSVGMTTSQAMRRVILPQATRVALPSLMNYFIDMIKSTSLAFTLGVAEIMAKAQMEASSSFRFFEAFLAVALIYWGVVVILTRIQIWAEVKLNKAYVR; this is encoded by the coding sequence GTATCTTGGCACCACCATGGAGATGGCGATTTGGGGCTTGTTCTTTGCTCTGATCCTGTCTGTGATACTGGCAAACATTCGTGTGTTCAAAATCCCAGTACTCGACCAACTCAGCCAACTTTATATTAGCTTCTTCCGTGGCACCCCACTGCTGGTTCAGCTGTTCCTCCTCTATTACGGCCTACCTCAGGTGTTCCCGTGGATGGTTGGTTTAGATGCATTCAGTGCTGCAGTCATTGGTTTAACCCTGCACTTTGCCGCTTACATGGCAGAGAGTATCCGCGCCGCGATTATCGGTATTGATCGCAGTCAGATGGAAGCGAGCCTTTCGGTAGGTATGACGACGAGCCAAGCGATGCGTCGAGTGATCTTGCCGCAAGCGACCCGCGTTGCTCTGCCTTCTCTGATGAATTACTTCATCGATATGATCAAATCAACCTCACTCGCCTTCACCCTTGGTGTAGCTGAGATTATGGCTAAGGCTCAGATGGAGGCGTCTTCAAGCTTCCGTTTCTTCGAGGCTTTCTTGGCAGTAGCGCTGATTTACTGGGGCGTGGTGGTTATCCTCACTCGCATTCAAATCTGGGCCGAAGTGAAACTGAATAAGGCGTACGTACGATGA
- the rnpA gene encoding ribonuclease P protein component: MLTPEHYQNVFKQAHRAGSPHFTIIARNNSLSNPRLGLAVPKKQIKTAVGRNRFKRLTRESFRNTQHKLPNKDFVVIAKKSAQDLSNEEMFKLLDKLWLRLSRPSRG; this comes from the coding sequence TTGTTAACTCCCGAACATTATCAAAATGTCTTCAAGCAAGCTCATCGAGCTGGCTCTCCTCATTTCACCATCATTGCTCGAAATAACTCTCTTTCAAATCCTCGCCTTGGATTAGCCGTTCCGAAAAAACAGATTAAAACCGCCGTGGGTCGTAATCGATTCAAGCGTCTTACTCGTGAAAGTTTTCGTAACACTCAGCACAAACTTCCTAACAAAGATTTTGTTGTAATCGCTAAGAAGAGCGCGCAAGATTTAAGCAATGAAGAAATGTTCAAGCTACTCGACAAATTATGGCTTCGCCTGTCTCGCCCTTCGCGTGGATAG